The nucleotide sequence GAAAAAGGTTTAGTGGAGGTCGGGGGAGAGACTGCTACTCCTGGGGCGCTTGATCTAAGCTCCTACCTGTTCTTCAAAGTGGACTTTGTACTAGATCTCCTCCATGATGGTTGCATATACTTCTGCTGGGCATACAACTCCTTGTTTTATGCTTTACTTGACACTAATAATCAGGTCACCAAGCAAAATGTCTCCCTTATGAAATTCTGTAGGATTTTAAAATATGCCTAGAAATCACTTTGTTGAAGAGCTTTCAAAGTGGCATTTTGATTTATTGAatcaattccttttttaaaaagtcaacaaacaataagaaCAAGTGGGATCTTCTATTCTCTGAACCCTTTAGTCAATTGTATAACTGTAAAAATGTCACCTATTAGAGAATATTTGCAGGATCTTCTTCATGCCATTTATGTATCTTCTTAAAAGATAACAATATGTATATAGATTATTCTTATAAGGATTTTCTAAAGATAGGAATGAAGGCACATGGGTCAGTAATTATTGCTACTTTCTTGGTTGGctttttgtctaatggtagctgaGTGGTTTTTGCATTTGATCTCGTGAGTGCACGTATAAGAACTGGAGATCTTTTTTATCACATTTGGAGAAATAGACTTGAAGCATGAGTCACACCATGAGTATATTGggagattgtcttttttttcttgtgacttttaaaaatgtttatgtttgcaagcatttattatctttccctcttaATATTCTCCCAGACACCTCCCCCACATtgaccaatgaaaaagaaaaagaaaactctgttAACACATTATACatacagcaaaacaaattcccccccATGCCAGGTCCAAAAAGGTAtgtctttttctgcattttaagttcatcaggTTCCTAGCAGGAGGCGTGTGTCATGTTTCAGCCCCCAACCAGTGGTTTATCATTGATCAGAGTACTAAAGACTTTCGCAGTCATTTgcctttataatattatatatatatatatatataatatatacatatacatatatatacaaatatacatatatattacatatatatatttatatatataaacttttttcctagttctgctcacttccctctgcatcaagTTATAAAGGTCCTTCCCATTTCCTCTGAAACTATTTCATCACTACTTTTGCACAATTATATTCCATGCCATTCACATACCAtcctttgtttagccattccccaatagatgggtacccccttaatttccagtttggggctactacaaaaagagctgctataaatatttttgtacatgtaggtctttttcttctttcttggattttcttttttgagtaGAAGTCTagtagtatcactgggtcaaagagaatgCACTCTTTAAGTAACTTCTTGGgccaaagttccaaattgctttcaaagATGATGGTGCCAATTCACAGCACCACCAAAAATACATCAGTGTGCCCATTTTCTCCGAACTCCcccaatatttttcattttcctcttttatcgTCTTTGCcgatctggtaggtgtgaggtacCCTCAGaattacttcaatttgcatttctctaatcactaatAGTGATTTGGACCATACAGTTGTTACtgcttgttcatattttttgacgaTTTATtgtttggggaatggttcttagtcCTATAAATCTGAATTAGTGTCTGATTCATCTTTattatgagacctttatcagagaagcttactgtgaagatctttcctagttccccatttcccttctatAGCAGGAGATTTTCCAGGATTAACTCCATGAAGAGGTAACAAGCCAACgggataaaattatattttagtgGTCAGCCCCCATGATTAGACCCAGGGGCTTATATTTTTGTCATACAAGGCATTAGGAAACCATTAAAGGattttgagtagggaagtgacatagtcaaacttattttagaaatattgtcTTGGCAGCTTTGTGAATGATTGATGGGAAAGACCAGAAGCCAggagaccaattaaaaggctttttagAATAGGAAGGAGGTGATTGGAACTTTAATTTGAAAAATTTGGATGGGGATAGCCAAGTGGCAATTGATGTCACCAGTTCAAGGAAGAAATTAGGTGGGATATATTGATTTGGGTCATTtgaatagataattttttttaaaatcagctaagtgacacagtagatagagtgcttggcttggagtcaggaagattcatcttcctgagttcaaatctggcctcagacacttactaacttcatgatcctgggcaagtcacttaaccctgtttgcctcagtatctcatctataaaatgagctagagaaggaaaaccactctagtatctttgccaggaaaaccccaagcaGGGCACAGAGTCGGCAAAGGGTTagataataaatgtatatataattttaaagactGTGAGAACCCAGAGGATTTGGGGGATCTTGGGTCAGAAATTATATGGGAAGggcaagaagaggaaaaagagaggaggaggaggaggatcatGAAATTTTAGAATTAGACAGTCCCTCCTCTAATCCAACACCCCTTCctcgattttacagatgaagatactggcATCCTAAAAAGTGAAGagaccttgtccaaggtcacccagtaagCTGGTTTCagacctaggtcctctgactataAGATCACTGtcctttctttaccttttctttaCATTGCTACGGCGGGGGAGTAAGATAAGAAGAGTATTGCTGATGCTTTCTGTCCTTATCTCCCATAGCAGAAGCTTGAATATTGCCAGAGCTGCCATGTCAGAAGGAGAGAGCAAGGACAGTGTGGGCAGTGAGTGTCCTGTGTGCTATGAGAAGTTTCAGGACCTAGAGGGAGCCAGCCGGACGCTGAGCTGTGGCCATGTCTTCTGCCATGACTGCCTTGTTAAGTACCTGCTTTCATGCAAAGTGGATGGGCAGATCCAAAGGACCATCATCTGTCCTATCTGCCGCTATGTCACCTTCCTCAGTAAAAAGAGTTCTCGCTGGCCCTCTTTGTCATCATCAGAGAAGAGTCCCCAGACCTTGGCAGTCCCTGTGGGCCTGGATAACCTGCCCTCTCTGGATGCCTTGGGACACACAAACTCTGTAACTATTCCGCATCCTCTCTGGGTTCCTTCTCAGGGTCAGACAAGGGTACCCACCCAAAGCTCTTCGTTTCCCAGGGACCTGCTGCCTGGCCTAGTCCGAGAGCCCCAGATCTTTATCATCAGTCGACATGGGATGCCACTAGGGGAGGAGGACAGTGTCCTGCCCAGGCAGAGTCTAGCTGACCTCTCAGAAGCAACCCCAGCACAAAGGTCTTTCTGCTCACGTTGCTGCCGTTCTCGAGTAATGCTGCTGCTAACTCTCATTACAGTAGTGGCTATAGTAGCCACTATCCTGCCCTGGGTCCTGCTGGTGAGGAAGGAGGCATGACTTTGTCTGGGGATGCATCTGCGCAACGTCCCATTAAAGAGCAATCCTAGAAGCTGAGAAACTTCTGAGCCAGACAAGAACGCAGAGAGCTCAGCCTCACATGATCATGGACATTTTCAGCATTCgaagagaaaagacagaagtCTTGAAGCTAAACACAATGCTGGTTCCATCTAACCAAGCCACTTGGAGTTCTCAGGAAGGATTAAATGACCTAGGAGAGGATGGAGGAAGTCTTAGTATAATTCTGCTATAGGATTGGGAAAAGTGGTGGTTTTTTTCCTACCAGCCAGCCCAGGAGGGAGTCAGGGCAAAGGAAGTGAAGGGCAAGACAAAGTGCATCTTCTTGCCTCAAAGTCCAGTTTGGAGATTCTGGAGGCTggaagtgggacttgaaggatTGCTCCTGAAGGAGTAGTATGTCAGAGGGAGTGGTAACCCCAGCTGCCTACCGGGAAGCATGTACTTGAGCCAAAGTCAGCTAATAATATCCCTTTTCCCTCAAGTCCCACTTCAGAGCAATGCTCATAAAGAGCCCAAGGAACAGAGGAAACCTAATTCACAGACAGCCCCAGTACTTGGGTCTCTGATAACCTTCACTTCTACCATGAGGCCCCAAAGAAGGAATGGTACTTAGGGAGACATCTTAGTAAGCCAGAACCACTCTTTCCTCCAATAAAGGAGGGGTCTCTGGAAaagccctttccttcctttccatttcaggCAGAACAGAGCCCAGGGGAAAGCAGAGAGTGTGGAGGctgcttctcccctcttcttgTAGGATCCTGagcccttctctttcccttcaggGAAGGCTCTATTGCTCACTGATCTGGCATGAGGCCACAGAAAAGACTCACTGATGCAAAGGAAGTTCTGTCTTGCAAAAAAAGGGCTTCAGCTAGAGGTGAATGGGCCACGGTTAGAGGACCCAGAGAGGTTTTCCCCAAATCTACCCAGATAATCATCCCATACTTTCTAGAGCTGGTTGAGGTTGTTATTATACGAGATAAGAGGCTGAAGAAGATACATACAGCCAGTCGACCTCCAAAACACGAAGGAGCTGGTCCAAGGAGTGTAACACTGTCTGCGGTGGATGCAGGAACTGAGGTCTCAGCACAATGCTCTGCTGACTAgaagctaataaataaataataattattattattgccatgtatgtaatactttaaagtttataaagtgacTTATAAATAATAGCTTGTTTGATTCTCGCAACAATCTGGTAAGTTATCTTTCCTATTTTACACAGAACATTTGTGGACTGTGTTACAAAGGATGGGGCAGTCCATGTTTAGCGTGGACATCTAGGTGAGTCTAGAATGCTTCACTCCATATTTCAGGGAGACTAGCGTTACATCTTTGTGGGAAATAGGAGAATAGCCATGACTGGActatcattccttccctcctgtcttcaaaaagagtgttgggcttggaattatatctatttatatcacCAGCTATTTATAATCTAGGGGTATAATTCTTTTGGGGGATTGATGATAAAAGCCacattctctaattgatgaagggcagggggagagaagtAAATTCCACCCCTGACTTGGAAGGTTACAATTGGCTTAATCTTAGCCATGTTGACTTCCCTGTCACGAAACTCTTatgactaatatttatatagcattataaGATCTGTAAAGCAATTTACATCTATCctctcatttaaacctcacaacaaccctgtgaaataggtgctattattatcctcatcttacagatgaaaaaactgatgctaacagaaggtaagtgacttgccccgggtcacacagcctgaggcaagatttgagcttgtgtcttcctgacttcaagcccagcactctgtgccacctaacttaTCAAAAGACAATCACAGAGGATAACCAAGAACATTTATCAAAGCAAGCGGCAGAACCGTCATCAGAGAAGTCATCCTGGCTGGCTGGTTGTTCAATCATGTCGACTCTTCGTGagcctatctggggttttcttggtaaagatactggagaggtttgccctttccttattttatagatgtgggactacaaggttcagtgatttgccaaggatcatacagctgataagtgtccgagttcacatttgaacttaggtcttcctgactccaagaccagcgcTCAATCcgctacgccacctagctgccctctgattAGTTTAGGCTATCACCTAATGCACAAGAGAAAAGGGGCCTCTGTGAACCTGGaatgagatgaaacctcagatcAACCTGGGAGAGAATGATCTCACCCAAGAAGTCCACTCTTATAAGTCCTGCAGGTGCAGCTGCTGCGAATCAAAATACATGTTGGGATACCAGCTCTTCTTTCACCATTCAAAGCCTTACCTCCTTTATCTGCCCCACTTCCTTCATTCTCTCCACTTCTCCCTTCTCTTAGAGGTCCCTCAGAGAAGACTAATCTTAACCATGTTAACCCtcttataattaataatagctacatTTATAGAGCATTCTCAGATACGTATAGCAACTTACATCTGTTCTCTCATTTGAAACTCACGACAACTCTGTTGTGCCAAGGTGCCTAGGTGCCAAGACCACCTAGGggtggaagaaaatgaggaaactggctgAGAGAGATCTTTTCTTGTCTTGTTCTGGGCAACAGTTGGCCTATTGAGCTGAACTGGTCAGGGAACATCTGAGAGTTAGAGAAAAGGATCATATACATAGGCGCTGCCTTTGGTGGGATAGAAAACCCTTTGAACCAAGAGAGCTCTCTGACTAAGCATACATGCTTAGTATTACAAGCATATATGGCGTTTAAAAGGGCCTTGGCCCCTCATATTTTCTATTATCAAACTCTAATTATACCTTCCATACATAGTCCTAAAGATTCACCTCTCCCTCATCTAAATGTCTGGCACTGAATTTCTTCCCCTTGGTGGGAGAGTACTTCCCTGATCCAAGATTTCTCAGCGGCTCAGGAGGTGAGTGACATAACAGAATGTGATCAGACAAGGGAATTTCAGGGTTTATAAACGAAGCAGTGCATTTGTGGATAATGGCAAGATCAAGATTATGATAGAATTGCATGAAAACTATTTTAGCAGTAGAAGAACccctagaaaaaaatctgagaacTTGCCACCAAGGGGTGGGATCTGTTTAATATAGGATGGTCTGGTTTTCCTTTTAAGGGGTTGGGGAAGTTTTCAGGTTTGGTTTCCTCGCTACCCTAAAGTTTTGGGGAATTGGTGTTGGAGGGTTTAGCAACACTTCCATTGCCCTTTCTGACATGGCGTGACCAGTTTCTGTGGTGAATGTACAGGCCTAGATGTGTAGCTGCTTTATCTGAATGGATGGCCTTCTAATCCTCTGTCATCAGTAGAGTTGTTTTTATTACATTTGATGGCCCATCAGTGCCTCATTGCATTCTAATCCTGACCCGAATCATTGGACTGGCATGAGTTAGTCCTGGTCCAGGAGGGTTCCTAAAAAGGAAACCACATCAGGCATATTCAGGAAATAGGTTTGAGGCAAATTTGACTCTTCCTCTTCCCATCAAAGTAGTTAAACCTTGCATCCTGTTTATTATACATCCTTTATTATAGGGAGGGCTCAGTTTCTGGCTTACCTAGGGTGTAAGTAAACACCAATTTGGgtgaagattatttttttaactttaagagGCCAATTTATAAGCCTCAATAAACATCTCTTTACTGGTGGAGCTACAATTTTAGCAAGACCTAGCCAGGCCTTTTTTCCAGGATCTCTAAAGTAACTGGAAACCAAAGGTGGAAACTTTTACATCTTAACCAAGAGCACTACTGGTAAATTCAGAGGGAATCCAGCCCTAGTAGTATTATTAGTAGGATAGTTACATAGTAGGAGTAGTTACATATGGTGGCTTTTTATCAAAGTTCCCAGACTCAGAAACAGCCCAGAAACTGGTTGGGCTGGTGCTGTCTCTAATGAATGGTTGGGtcattgggaggagaaagggaggggaagtgtAGGCTCGAGGAGTTAATTTATTCACACAATTCTCTTCATAGTTTTCTTCTTACTCAGACCGAGTTTTCTCTACACattgccttccttctcttccctttccttctctttccttctcttttcttctttcctctcctcttcccttcccttcccttctctttccttccctttccttctctcttcctcccttcctttcctttccttttacttccttttcctttccttcccttctcccactccaAACTTCCTCAGTCTCTCCCTTGGTGGAGGCAGCCAGGTAGgtcagtgggtagaacactgggcctgaagtcaggaagacttgagttataatctgccctcagacacttgctagctgtgtgacctgggcaagtcacttaatctctatgagTTCACAAAGAGATggataactgaacaacaaccatatttcttttcccttctatgGTTAAATTCCTtgctactttcttctctctagttttcATGACACTCTCTCCTGGTTGTCTTCTTACCTATCTGGTCAttctttcccagtctcctttgtagtaccttcatccaggtcatgcctacTAGCTGTGGGTGTTATACAAGTCTCTGTCtggtctccttttcttctccctctacacatTTCATTTGGTTATCACATCAGCTTCTACAGATTCagtgatgattctcaaatctacctctctgctgacctccagtccaACAACTCcaaatgcctattggacatcttgaactagatgttcaTATTCAAATCACATTCAAAACTGGACTCATTAGTTCTCCCTCCGAAACCTTCCTTTAAACAGAGACAACACTTTGCTGATTAAAGTCCATAGAGTCAAAGGCAAGGTTTTCTAGTAGCGATGTACGGCTTCAAGAGTCAGACTATAAGGAAAGCGGAACCCCACAGAAtcacactttcaaattgtggcgCTGGAGAAGACTTTCAAGAGTCTCTTGGGCAGCAAGGAAgtcaatacttagagaaattaattcaggctattcactggaaggtgaAATACTGAAGGTGAAGCTTAAAgactttggccatataatgagaagacaggactcactggaaaaaccCTGATGCtgtgaaagattgaaggcaaaaggaaaaggagacagaggagggtGAGATGCATGGATGAGAGCATGGAAATAACAAAcataaacttggacagactttaagAGGTGGTAACACAGGTAGAGATAGAAGGGCCtagcatgctgtggtccatggggtcccaaagagttggacacagctgaacgacttaacaacaacagcaaagccctcccttcttcctaacttcgttattattgttgagggcaacattctccttccagtcacccaggcttgaaacctaggtgtcatccttaaccACTCAATCTCTCTTAACCCCCACCATATCCAGTCTGTTATCAAggcttttcaattttatctctGTAACGTCTCTCACacacattctcttctcttttctgacactgacaccaccctggtgcaggccctcaatCACCTCACAACTAGGCGTCTCTTTCTGTACCAgtacatcctccactcagctgtcaaaacaGTCTTCCTAAAAAGAGCCCTTCCTCATTCGAGCaactccagcggctccctatcacctctcagaacaaatataaaatctggtTTGGtgtccaaagcccttcataactgcccccacccccaacgtTCCCCGTTATCTTACATCTCCCctgactcctcctcctcccctctcccaccaaaTACTCAGCGATTCAGGGACACCGATTTCCTTGccgttcctcaaacaagacactccatctcctaactctggacattttcagtatctgaaatgctctccatccccatctatgcctcctgacttccctggattCATTCGAGTTGtggctaaaatcccatcttctacggGAAGCCTTTCTTGCTCCAcctgaattctagtgccttccttctgttgattatttccaatttatcctgtatatgcagcttgtttgtacatagtggtttacatgttatttcctgccccacccccgccCTACCCCTCTCACCCATTAGACtcttgagctccttgagagcaagaactgtcttttacctttctttgtattcccagcaggTAGTACAGTCCCTGGCTTGagataaatgttgactgactgacctaaaCTACTATGGGATTGGCCTGAGTCAGGCTCAGCTCATCACACCCTACCAAACATCTAGTAAGAGTGTATGCAATCTCAGCTAAGACTCTGCCATATATTCCCATTGACCTGAGCTACAGATACTCTGTCCTCATAGTCTCTTCAGATTCTGAGGAACTTTCCATCATTTAACCTTGGCATGTTTGAGCGTTGgcttatattttcccccaaaggaatgtcaaagtttatttttgtttttaaaataaatgtttatcttcCAGTGGAAGGCTGAAGCTTTGCACTGTGAAGCAATGAGTTTAAGTGTTTTATTCCCCCTCACAACCTGGAAGTCTTACATTTATAGGGTTGTTTGTTGCCCTAGGAGGTGACAGGCCCTATTAACATTGTCGAGCTGCCAACCTGCATTTTCTTTGTGGTTTCAGAGGATGAGCTCCTGGATGAGATGAGGTGAAACTGGTTTGCTTGGTCTGGGTCATGTCTTGTGCTTAAATACAAAGCAGAACAGTAGTAGAAAAATAGATGAGGAAGTAAGAATTTTAGTGCAGCTAAATTCCTCTaggttttttttggtcatctttgctttAGGTTATTACTCTGAACTCTACTCCTGTTGTCCTCTGTATTTTAAACAGTAGTCACATACTGGAGCATTTCTAGAATCTTGGGTGCCTATAGacagggaagagaaagacaggaCAGACGGGACCACTAATCATGATAGGAATCTGCTTTGTCTaactccctttttctctcctcttctcttgacttttcttccctctctcctttctaagACCCCCCTCCCCTGTCCTGCATTAacacattttatttcatgcatttaaaaacattattaagaaGGCATCTATATATAAGCTTTGCCAAACTGCCAAAAggaattcatacacacacacacacacacacacacacacacacacacacacacagagttaagaagttaagaacccttattacagggagaaaaagaaaaagaaattacaaaattagAAGACTTTGAGACCTGAATGTGCCCCTTTCAGACACAGACAAATCTAGCGAgaaattttttaagaaagaaattaaggatctggatagaattttagaaaatgtataTATAGATTTCTGGTAATTACTAAATAATAATAGAAAGGAACATACATATTGCTTTGCATGACACCTTGCCTTTGAAACAGAGGAATTTGAAAGATCTTGACTCTAAAGCTcatcccttccaaaaaaaaaaaaaagaatcatgagaaaaaggCGAAAGCAAAGCATAAAGAAGAAGGGATTTGAAAGCTAAGCACAGAAATGAATAGTTGAGTGTTAAGCCATGAGAACTTATCAGAAGATCCAGCAGAAGTGGCCAAGCTTCAGGGTGGTTAGAATGCGTGTAAGAGATTCTAGCAAAGCCAGATTCTCTGCCCCCTCCAATCAAGTGAGTTGGACAAACTTATTAGTTCTTTATCTGTTGCTTTTGATTTAGATCTCATTTACCTATTACAAAACCTGATTGGCTCACAGAAATGCTCaggtgtgtgtacatgtgtctgttactctctctctctctctttccctctctccctctctccttccctctccctctctctgtatctctgtcagtctctgtttctgttggcctctatctctgtctctctgtctctgtctttgtctgtctagtctcagactcttactaaactgtgtgagcctgggcaagtcacttaaccccatatgcctcagtttcctcatctgtaaaatgaactagagaaggaaattatccatactctagtatctttgccaagaaaaccccaaatgcagtcaaaAACAGTCATAtgcaactgaacagcaacaaaagaaattgattttttttaatctgtgtaaTTTCTCTGCTTTGTTTGATATCAGGTTGGATATATTAGTTCATTTGCTATTTGCTATATGTGGAGCTAGAATTTGATAGGAAAGGAGTCAAGCTTTTTGAAATATAGGTTGGAGCCCACCTTCCCTGTTAAAGGTATAGAGATCAGAAGATCAGCttaaacctaaaaattatttcctctagACAAGGAATATTTAGAAGGGTgaacagatataattctagcctggtatcCTCTCTCTTAGGAGAGCAGAATGGCTAACCTTGGCATTCCATTTACCTGCTCTCTGCTTGGTAGGAATCAGtctctcttttggggggggggcagggcaattggggttaagtgagttgcccaaggtcacacagctagtacatgtgtcaagtggctgatcagTCTCTCTTCAAAGTGGTGAGGGGAGAAGCGCGTGCAATGACCCTAGAGAATCACACCTCCCCATGAGTCACATCAAGATAGACCCATGTGAAGACACATAAACCATGTAAGCAACACTCCCCACTCCCCTATAAGGTCTAAAAATacagagattatttttttaaagaatattcttTATTCTAGAGAGAAAAAAGGTTTCATCAGCAGGATCAGATGTTGCAACTCTGTGCTATTAGGACAAAGTGGGAAAATGTATATATGAGTTTGAGATGCGGCTATGCCTAAGTGATAGCAGCAGGCTGAGACTGAACAAAGCTGTGGGTAAGTATGCTTGTGGTTGCAAATCCCTGCTCTTGGAAAGCTGGATTTGAAAGAAAGCCACTCCCTCGAGCTGTTCTTTCTTGAAGCAGGAAGAAGCTGAAAGAAAGCCATGCCCGCACAAGAGAGAGGGAACCCCTTGGCCGCTCAACTTGCCTTGTTCACTAGCACCACCTGCTGCCTGAATACTTTCATAAAAATTGTGCTTAGGGCATCCAAAAACCGTAAACATTCA is from Trichosurus vulpecula isolate mTriVul1 chromosome 7, mTriVul1.pri, whole genome shotgun sequence and encodes:
- the RNF222 gene encoding RING finger protein 222 yields the protein MSEGESKDSVGSECPVCYEKFQDLEGASRTLSCGHVFCHDCLVKYLLSCKVDGQIQRTIICPICRYVTFLSKKSSRWPSLSSSEKSPQTLAVPVGLDNLPSLDALGHTNSVTIPHPLWVPSQGQTRVPTQSSSFPRDLLPGLVREPQIFIISRHGMPLGEEDSVLPRQSLADLSEATPAQRSFCSRCCRSRVMLLLTLITVVAIVATILPWVLLVRKEA